TTTATATATACATTTTTATCTTTACTTTTACATTTTTTCTCTTATATCAAGTAAAACAGTAACGGAGTCAAAAAAAATATCATCCGAAAGAAGCAGGCAGGCGAAAACTCTTAGATTCTTCAGCGGTTTGCACCTCAGAATGATAAAAGAACTACAACACCCTCCATCATACTCTTCCCCATTCAAAATATGCTATATTCCTTTCTTCCTTGTCAAATTCTACTCCTATTATGTATATCTCTTTGCACTTTCCTTTATACTTTTCATGATATCTTTTTTCTTTTAGCTGCTCTAGTGCTCCCTTTTTCTCTTTCCCTTCTATTACTTTAAATTCAAATATATAACATTTTTCTTTAAACCTTACCGTTAAATCTATCCTTCCTTTATTTGTTAC
This DNA window, taken from Thermosipho affectus, encodes the following:
- a CDS encoding PD-(D/E)XK nuclease domain-containing protein; this translates as VTNKGRIDLTVRFKEKCYIFEFKVIEGKEKKGALEQLKEKRYHEKYKGKCKEIYIIGVEFDKEERNIAYFEWGRV